The following coding sequences are from one Geothrix sp. window:
- a CDS encoding 3-deoxy-D-manno-octulosonic acid transferase produces MDTLDLSYRLTASLVGAIARACAKGLPEGWRVRLEAGAPEQSAPGWVWLHAVSVGELLLADGLIGRLRTAGQRVHVSTGTPAGLDLLARRLPAWDAGTGRISGGAFPLDDPAGLEPFLRQSPGAFIALETELWPGLIEALESRSIPRLVVNGRLTEKSLQRGGPWLRRAAGRLTLVAARDPESAEAFRRLGAPRVELGGNLKADLPPPRPLPETWAALRSAWAGDPVLVAGNTLEGEEDLVLGIWTAVRAQVPGLRLILAPRQPRRFDAVAAELSAQGLPHRRASDPWPGEGAWRGTGILLLDTLGDLASAYGEGTLALVAGGWGHPGGHNPLEPVQAGVPTLVGPGFANFADLVPPLREAGRLQVVEAADLEREVLARLADSPLRPLAPKPLPEALTGALERTWALIAPHLPPVG; encoded by the coding sequence GTGGACACCCTCGATCTCAGCTACCGCCTGACCGCTTCCCTGGTCGGCGCCATCGCCCGGGCCTGCGCCAAGGGCCTGCCTGAAGGCTGGCGGGTCCGGCTGGAGGCCGGGGCACCGGAGCAGTCCGCGCCGGGTTGGGTCTGGCTGCACGCGGTGAGCGTGGGGGAGCTGCTGCTGGCGGATGGGCTGATCGGCCGCCTCCGTACGGCGGGGCAGCGCGTCCACGTGAGCACCGGCACACCCGCCGGCCTCGACCTGCTGGCCCGGCGGCTGCCCGCCTGGGATGCCGGCACGGGGCGGATCAGCGGGGGCGCGTTCCCCCTGGACGATCCTGCGGGTCTGGAGCCGTTCCTTCGCCAATCCCCGGGCGCCTTCATCGCGCTGGAAACCGAGCTCTGGCCCGGCCTGATCGAGGCCCTCGAATCCCGCAGCATTCCCCGGCTGGTGGTGAACGGCCGCCTGACGGAGAAGTCCCTCCAGCGCGGCGGGCCCTGGCTGCGCAGGGCGGCGGGCCGGCTCACGCTGGTGGCTGCCCGGGACCCGGAGAGCGCGGAGGCCTTCCGGCGCCTGGGCGCGCCCCGGGTCGAGCTGGGGGGCAACCTCAAGGCGGACCTGCCGCCGCCCCGGCCCCTTCCGGAAACCTGGGCGGCGCTGCGCTCGGCCTGGGCGGGCGACCCGGTCCTGGTCGCGGGGAACACGCTGGAAGGGGAGGAGGACCTGGTGCTGGGCATTTGGACGGCCGTCCGGGCCCAGGTGCCGGGCCTGCGCCTCATCCTGGCGCCCCGGCAGCCCCGGCGCTTCGACGCCGTGGCGGCGGAGCTGTCGGCGCAGGGGCTTCCCCACCGCCGCGCCTCCGATCCGTGGCCCGGGGAAGGGGCCTGGCGCGGGACCGGGATCCTTCTGCTCGATACGCTGGGCGACCTCGCCTCCGCCTACGGGGAGGGCACCCTCGCGCTGGTGGCCGGGGGCTGGGGACATCCCGGGGGACACAATCCGCTCGAACCGGTGCAGGCGGGTGTTCCGACCCTGGTCGGCCCCGGCTTCGCCAACTTCGCGGACCTGGTCCCGCCCCTGCGGGAGGCGGGCCGCCTCCAGGTGGTCGAGGCCGCGGACCTCGAGCGCGAGGTGCTGGCGCGGCTGGCGGACTCCCCCCTCCGCCCCCTGGCCCCGAAGCCCCTTCCGGAGGCGCTCACGGGGGCGCTCGAACGGACCTGGGCCTTGATCGCGCCCCATCTGCCGCCGGTTGGATAG
- the trxA gene encoding thioredoxin, with translation MSDLVAHITDAEFPQAVAQGVTLVDFWAPWCGPCKMIAPVLDELAAEMTGKAKFVKMNVDENPQVAGQFGIMSIPTLIVFKDGKPVNKLIGGQPKPQLKAFVEGAF, from the coding sequence ATGTCCGATCTCGTGGCCCACATCACTGACGCCGAGTTCCCCCAGGCCGTCGCCCAGGGCGTCACCCTCGTGGATTTCTGGGCCCCCTGGTGCGGCCCCTGCAAGATGATCGCCCCCGTCCTCGACGAGCTGGCCGCCGAAATGACCGGCAAGGCCAAGTTCGTGAAGATGAACGTGGACGAGAACCCCCAGGTGGCCGGCCAGTTCGGCATCATGAGCATTCCCACGCTCATCGTCTTCAAGGACGGCAAGCCCGTGAACAAGCTCATCGGGGGCCAGCCCAAGCCGCAGCTGAAGGCCTTCGTGGAAGGCGCCTTCTAG
- a CDS encoding S1/P1 nuclease, which translates to MRILSLLILLVTSPLWSWGDKGHRTVSTLAIRSLPEGPRAWFQGREAEVCDHASDPDHWRQDRKEGPRHFMDLEPYGGPDQLPRTLEEAQAKLGGDFYRRGVVPWIIQDRWRDLVDAFRAGDPARVTFATAILGHYIGDAHVPLHTTDNHDGQLSNQRGVHSRWESGLVERHITAEDLAVPPAQPDKAFFVRPWDWLRASHALIPQLLEDDRDADRTTPLSGRGKARTAAYWMIFWSKQGPVVKQQLQLAGQHLGDAILNAWIAAGKPAPPAPSGK; encoded by the coding sequence ATGAGAATTCTGTCGCTGCTGATCCTGCTCGTCACCTCCCCCCTCTGGTCCTGGGGCGACAAGGGCCACCGGACCGTCTCGACCCTCGCCATCCGATCGCTGCCTGAGGGCCCCCGGGCCTGGTTCCAGGGACGCGAGGCGGAGGTCTGCGACCACGCCTCGGACCCCGACCACTGGCGGCAGGATCGCAAGGAGGGGCCGCGCCACTTCATGGACCTGGAACCCTACGGCGGACCGGACCAGCTGCCCCGCACGCTGGAGGAGGCCCAGGCCAAGCTCGGCGGCGACTTCTACCGCCGCGGCGTGGTGCCCTGGATCATCCAGGACCGCTGGCGCGACCTGGTGGATGCCTTCCGGGCCGGTGATCCCGCCCGCGTCACCTTCGCCACCGCCATCCTCGGCCACTACATCGGCGACGCCCACGTGCCCCTGCACACCACCGACAACCACGACGGCCAGCTCAGCAACCAGCGGGGCGTCCACAGCCGCTGGGAGAGCGGCCTGGTGGAGCGGCACATCACGGCCGAGGACCTGGCGGTGCCACCCGCCCAGCCCGACAAGGCCTTCTTCGTCCGCCCCTGGGACTGGCTCAGGGCCTCCCACGCGCTCATTCCGCAGCTGCTGGAGGACGACCGCGACGCCGACCGCACCACCCCCCTGAGCGGCCGCGGCAAGGCCCGCACCGCCGCCTACTGGATGATCTTCTGGTCCAAGCAGGGCCCCGTCGTGAAACAGCAGCTCCAGCTCGCCGGCCAGCACCTCGGCGACGCCATCCTCAACGCGTGGATCGCCGCGGGGAAGCCGGCTCCGCCAGCACCGTCGGGAAAGTGA
- the lepB gene encoding signal peptidase I, translated as MAEPTTAPEDLEIALPPGAEKGMVRDNLEVICFAMVLILFFKTFVGQQFKIPSASMRNTLMIGDHLLANKFIFATPQWGWEESLFPMRGVKRGDIIVFRWPLDRDQDYVKRCVALAGDTVEMRNKRLYVNGRQVTGAFEHMFGRSPEGPTPGPWPPTRDAGEVERPVGLWRHADAEVLALHDRNQMQSMNSLRQDGFKDNLGPITVPPGHVFAMGDNRDNSEDSRYWGFLPVDHLRGRPFLVWWSFKEGDTDNDNGRVPTGPQDVAGDFIDTARHFFTRTRWERTGTIPE; from the coding sequence ATGGCCGAACCGACCACCGCCCCCGAAGACCTCGAGATCGCCCTGCCCCCGGGCGCCGAGAAGGGCATGGTGCGCGACAACCTCGAAGTGATCTGCTTCGCCATGGTGCTGATCCTGTTCTTCAAGACCTTCGTGGGCCAGCAGTTCAAGATCCCCTCGGCCTCCATGCGGAACACGCTGATGATCGGGGACCACCTCCTGGCCAACAAGTTCATCTTCGCCACCCCCCAGTGGGGCTGGGAGGAGTCGCTCTTTCCCATGCGCGGCGTGAAGCGGGGCGACATCATCGTCTTCCGCTGGCCCCTCGACCGCGACCAGGACTACGTGAAGCGCTGCGTGGCCCTCGCTGGCGACACCGTCGAAATGCGCAACAAGCGGCTCTACGTGAACGGCAGACAGGTGACGGGTGCCTTCGAGCACATGTTCGGCCGCAGCCCGGAAGGCCCCACCCCCGGCCCCTGGCCACCCACCCGCGATGCCGGGGAGGTGGAGCGCCCCGTGGGCCTCTGGCGCCACGCCGACGCCGAGGTGCTGGCCCTCCATGACCGCAACCAGATGCAGTCCATGAACAGCCTCCGCCAGGACGGCTTCAAGGACAACCTGGGCCCCATCACCGTGCCGCCGGGCCACGTCTTCGCCATGGGCGACAACCGCGACAACAGCGAGGACAGTCGCTACTGGGGCTTCCTGCCCGTGGATCACCTGCGCGGCCGCCCCTTCCTGGTCTGGTGGAGCTTCAAGGAAGGCGACACCGACAACGACAACGGCCGCGTGCCCACCGGCCCCCAGGATGTCGCCGGCGACTTCATCGACACCGCCCGCCACTTCTTCACCCGCACCCGCTGGGAGCGGACCGGGACCATCCCGGAATAG
- a CDS encoding ATP-binding response regulator: MNRRAAHILLIDDDPAVLDMVHSALAHYGMEVHAYPNAAEALDLMQNPSAPQFDLVITDINMEGLDGFDVIHKVKAMQPRLPVVLMTGQASVDYAIRAMRMGAANLFMKPIAIREMIQSVFHLVDLHRDFRLADDGLRGLVNERRHFLFRSDELDVPTLVRHLTDRLVPMGFASLSNLDVIAMAFHEALVNSLEHGNLELESSLKGDLFAEEDPYVRLRQKRMADPEYAGRLIEVRLAMDTERFELEISDEGQGFDASRISPMTGDSDMVPHCGRGLPLILLVMDEVHFNEKGNQIRLVLRRK, from the coding sequence ATGAACCGAAGGGCCGCGCACATCCTGCTGATCGACGATGATCCGGCCGTGCTGGACATGGTGCACTCGGCCCTGGCCCACTACGGGATGGAGGTGCATGCCTATCCGAACGCCGCCGAGGCGCTGGATCTCATGCAGAATCCCTCGGCCCCCCAGTTCGACCTGGTCATCACCGACATCAACATGGAGGGGCTGGACGGCTTCGACGTCATCCACAAGGTCAAGGCCATGCAGCCGCGCCTGCCCGTGGTGCTCATGACCGGCCAGGCCTCGGTGGACTACGCCATCCGGGCCATGCGCATGGGCGCGGCGAATCTCTTCATGAAGCCCATCGCCATTCGCGAAATGATCCAGAGCGTCTTCCACCTCGTGGATCTGCACCGGGACTTCCGGCTGGCGGATGACGGCCTGCGCGGCCTGGTGAACGAGCGGCGCCACTTCCTCTTCCGCTCGGACGAGCTCGACGTGCCCACCCTCGTGCGCCACCTGACGGACCGCCTGGTGCCCATGGGCTTCGCCTCCCTGAGCAACCTGGACGTCATCGCCATGGCCTTCCACGAGGCCCTGGTGAACTCGCTCGAGCACGGCAACCTCGAGCTGGAATCGAGCCTCAAGGGGGATCTCTTCGCGGAGGAGGACCCCTACGTGAGGCTGCGCCAGAAGCGGATGGCGGATCCCGAATACGCGGGGCGGCTCATCGAGGTGAGGCTGGCCATGGACACCGAGCGCTTCGAGCTCGAGATCAGCGACGAGGGCCAGGGCTTCGACGCCAGCCGCATCTCGCCCATGACCGGAGATTCCGACATGGTGCCCCACTGCGGCCGCGGCCTCCCGCTCATCCTGCTGGTGATGGACGAGGTGCACTTCAACGAGAAGGGCAACCAGATCCGGCTGGTGCTGCGGCGGAAGTAG
- a CDS encoding CobW family GTP-binding protein, with translation MDGRTPLDILIVTGPLGAGKTTVVNRLLKAEVAAGRRVAVLINEFGAISVDGTLVDAERPELAGVENLVNGCVCCSLRDDVVATLRAWCDQPEGQRPERVVLETTGLADPTDLLDLEHEAALEGRLRLAGLLTVISCLTPVDHLKTKPLLHRQTALASLVHLSKADLDPSAAVAWEGEVRSAFRHIPLVLTRHGIAPDGSPDPWLGDVRPLPEGWAASSPTSFSEARALSLAWDHPVDPAALEALLLAPPAQGEVLRAKGVCVFAGWALRNDGSDRWAFQLADGRLEISPLPLLGDGSAAACAAVVIGTGLDALHWKKALRSLERPEAGQRRKVILDR, from the coding sequence ATGGACGGACGCACGCCCCTGGACATCCTCATCGTCACCGGCCCCCTGGGCGCCGGGAAGACCACGGTCGTGAACCGCCTGCTGAAGGCCGAGGTGGCCGCCGGGCGGAGGGTGGCCGTGCTCATCAACGAGTTCGGCGCCATCAGCGTGGATGGCACCCTCGTCGATGCGGAGCGGCCCGAGCTGGCGGGCGTGGAGAACCTGGTGAACGGCTGCGTCTGCTGCAGCCTCCGTGACGACGTCGTGGCGACGCTCCGGGCCTGGTGCGACCAGCCCGAAGGCCAGCGCCCCGAGCGCGTGGTGCTGGAGACCACGGGGCTGGCCGATCCCACGGACCTGCTGGACCTCGAGCACGAAGCGGCGCTGGAGGGGCGCCTGCGCCTGGCGGGTCTGCTCACGGTGATCTCCTGCCTGACCCCCGTCGATCACCTGAAGACGAAGCCCCTGCTCCACCGCCAGACGGCCCTGGCCAGCCTCGTCCACCTCAGCAAGGCGGACCTGGATCCCTCGGCGGCCGTGGCCTGGGAGGGAGAGGTGCGCAGCGCCTTCCGGCACATCCCGCTGGTCCTCACGCGGCACGGCATCGCCCCGGACGGCAGCCCGGATCCCTGGCTGGGTGACGTGCGCCCCCTGCCGGAGGGCTGGGCGGCCTCGAGCCCCACCAGCTTCTCGGAGGCCCGCGCCCTCAGCCTGGCCTGGGACCATCCCGTGGACCCCGCCGCCCTGGAGGCCCTGCTGTTGGCCCCGCCCGCCCAGGGCGAAGTGCTCCGGGCCAAGGGCGTGTGCGTGTTTGCAGGCTGGGCCCTGCGCAACGACGGCAGCGACCGCTGGGCCTTCCAGCTGGCGGACGGCCGCCTGGAGATCTCCCCCCTGCCCCTGCTCGGGGACGGGTCGGCCGCGGCCTGCGCGGCGGTGGTCATCGGCACTGGCCTCGATGCCCTGCACTGGAAGAAGGCCCTCCGGTCCCTGGAGCGGCCCGAGGCAGGCCAGCGCCGCAAGGTCATCCTGGATCGCTGA
- a CDS encoding GlcG/HbpS family heme-binding protein, with translation MTSRSRFSGWLCAGLALGGASLAAQMPNAYGAPISLEQAKKPAAAALAEAARNKWTMAVAIVDTSGNLVYYEKMDHTQVASAHVAIDKARSAAIYKRPTKALQDAVAAGGAGLRILALQGAMPVEGGVPLIVDGKIIGAIGVSGDSSANDNQCAMAGAAQLK, from the coding sequence ATGACTTCGAGGTCAAGGTTCAGCGGATGGCTCTGCGCCGGGCTCGCGCTGGGCGGGGCCAGTCTGGCCGCCCAGATGCCCAATGCCTACGGTGCGCCGATCAGCCTGGAGCAGGCGAAGAAGCCCGCAGCGGCCGCGCTTGCCGAGGCGGCCAGGAACAAGTGGACCATGGCCGTCGCCATCGTCGACACCAGCGGAAACCTCGTCTACTACGAGAAGATGGACCACACCCAGGTCGCCAGTGCCCATGTCGCCATCGACAAGGCGCGCTCGGCCGCGATCTACAAGCGCCCCACCAAGGCGCTGCAGGACGCGGTGGCCGCCGGCGGCGCGGGCCTGCGCATCCTCGCGCTCCAGGGGGCCATGCCCGTGGAAGGTGGCGTCCCCCTCATCGTCGACGGCAAGATCATCGGCGCCATCGGAGTGTCGGGGGACTCGAGCGCCAACGACAACCAGTGCGCCATGGCCGGGGCGGCCCAGCTGAAGTAG
- a CDS encoding Tex family protein, which translates to MAKELKLPRAGVAAIVALLEEGNTVPFIARYRKEATGSLDEVAIRAVEDRHAYYKDLLDRRRTVLKSIDEQGKLTPELKAKIETTWVKAELEDLYLPYKPKKRTKATTARERGLEPLLDSLLADDSGADPFIIAEPFIKDEDGLRSPSECMEGAGHILAERLTEDAAIRAWLRLEFHEHGVLKSEIREERKADQAALRFKPYFDFSEPIRKIPSHRLLALRRGEKEDILTVKLVVERENLVSQLVTKVQINPGSGYRRFLNEVAGDAFDRLLAPAIESEVRYEAKKKADAEAIKVFQTNLDHLLLAPPAGQRCTLGVDPGIRTGCKLVVINRLGQLVQNEVIYPLEPKRDLDGSRALLEKLCTENPIEAIAIGNGTGGREVEAFIREWLKETNRTGLICISVSEAGASVYSASDIAREEFPEHDVTVRGAVSIARRFQDPLAELVKVDPKSIGVGQYQHDVNQTALKKGLDDVVESCVNRVGVDLNSASYKLLAYVAGIGEGLAKGIVAHRFEHGAFKRREQLMEVGRFGAKAFQQAAGFLRIPDGEDPLDASAVHPESYPVVQRICQLAGKTVPELIGNDAVLDALDPKLLVDEKFGVETVKDIVAELKKPGRDPRHRFEIVQFREGVNKPSDLEVGMELQGIVTNVTDFGAFVDVGVHQDGLVHLSEIAHRYVKNPADALSVGQAVKVKVLAVDLEAKRIALSIKALLAAPEGAGQAPQHRRRPSRPEGQPRAAQAGPRPPRPEGPRPPRPEGARPPRPEGARPARPEGPRPPRPEGPRPPRPEGVRPPRPEGARPARPEGPRPPRPEGGRPARPEREPRVMTFNPPEAPSPASGASLTDLVARFNKGHR; encoded by the coding sequence ATGGCCAAGGAGCTCAAGCTCCCCCGCGCAGGCGTCGCCGCCATCGTGGCATTGCTGGAGGAGGGCAACACGGTCCCCTTCATCGCCCGCTACCGGAAGGAGGCGACCGGCTCCCTCGATGAAGTGGCCATCCGGGCCGTGGAGGACCGCCACGCCTACTACAAGGACCTGCTGGACCGCCGCCGCACCGTGCTCAAGTCCATCGACGAGCAGGGCAAGCTCACGCCCGAGCTGAAGGCCAAGATCGAGACCACCTGGGTGAAGGCCGAGCTCGAGGATCTCTACCTGCCCTACAAGCCCAAGAAGCGCACCAAGGCCACCACGGCCCGGGAGCGGGGGCTGGAGCCCCTGCTGGACTCCCTGCTGGCCGATGACAGCGGCGCCGATCCCTTCATCATCGCGGAGCCCTTCATCAAGGACGAGGACGGCCTGCGGTCCCCCTCGGAGTGCATGGAGGGCGCGGGCCACATCCTGGCCGAGCGCCTCACCGAGGATGCCGCCATCCGCGCCTGGCTGCGCCTGGAGTTCCACGAGCATGGCGTGCTGAAGTCCGAGATCCGCGAAGAGCGCAAGGCCGATCAGGCCGCCCTGCGCTTCAAGCCCTACTTCGACTTCTCCGAGCCCATCCGGAAGATCCCCAGCCACCGCCTGCTGGCCCTGCGCCGGGGCGAGAAGGAGGACATCCTCACCGTGAAGCTGGTGGTGGAGCGCGAGAACCTGGTGAGCCAGCTGGTCACCAAGGTCCAGATCAACCCCGGCAGCGGCTACCGCCGCTTCCTCAACGAGGTGGCCGGCGACGCCTTCGACCGCCTGCTGGCCCCCGCCATCGAATCGGAAGTGCGCTACGAGGCCAAGAAGAAGGCCGACGCCGAGGCCATCAAGGTCTTCCAGACCAACCTGGACCACCTGCTGCTGGCGCCCCCCGCGGGCCAGCGCTGCACCCTGGGCGTGGACCCCGGCATCCGCACGGGCTGCAAGCTCGTGGTCATCAACCGCCTGGGCCAGCTGGTGCAGAACGAGGTGATCTATCCCCTGGAGCCCAAGCGCGACCTGGATGGCAGCCGGGCCCTGCTGGAGAAGCTCTGCACGGAGAACCCCATCGAGGCCATCGCCATCGGCAACGGCACCGGCGGCCGCGAGGTGGAAGCCTTCATCCGCGAGTGGCTGAAGGAGACGAACCGCACCGGGCTCATCTGCATCAGCGTGAGCGAGGCCGGCGCCTCGGTCTACTCCGCCAGCGACATCGCCCGGGAGGAGTTCCCTGAGCACGACGTCACCGTGCGCGGCGCCGTGAGCATCGCCCGGCGCTTCCAGGATCCCCTGGCGGAGCTGGTCAAGGTGGATCCCAAGAGCATCGGCGTGGGCCAGTACCAGCACGACGTGAACCAGACCGCCCTGAAGAAGGGCCTGGATGACGTGGTGGAGAGCTGCGTGAACCGCGTGGGGGTGGACCTCAACAGCGCCTCGTACAAGCTGCTGGCCTACGTGGCGGGCATCGGCGAGGGCCTGGCCAAGGGCATCGTGGCCCACCGCTTCGAGCACGGCGCCTTCAAGCGCCGGGAGCAGCTGATGGAAGTGGGCCGCTTCGGCGCCAAGGCCTTCCAGCAGGCCGCGGGCTTCCTGCGCATCCCCGATGGCGAGGATCCCCTGGACGCCTCTGCCGTGCACCCCGAGAGCTATCCCGTGGTGCAGCGCATCTGCCAGCTGGCGGGCAAGACCGTGCCCGAGCTCATCGGCAACGACGCCGTGCTGGACGCCCTGGATCCCAAGCTCCTCGTGGATGAGAAGTTTGGCGTGGAGACCGTGAAGGACATCGTGGCCGAGCTCAAGAAGCCCGGCCGAGACCCCCGCCACCGCTTCGAGATCGTGCAGTTCCGCGAGGGCGTGAACAAGCCCAGCGACCTGGAAGTGGGCATGGAACTCCAGGGCATCGTCACGAACGTCACCGACTTCGGCGCCTTCGTGGACGTGGGCGTGCACCAGGATGGCCTGGTGCACCTCTCCGAGATCGCCCACCGCTACGTGAAGAACCCCGCCGACGCCCTCAGTGTGGGTCAGGCCGTGAAGGTGAAGGTGCTGGCGGTGGACCTCGAGGCCAAGCGCATCGCCCTCTCCATCAAGGCCCTGCTGGCCGCGCCCGAGGGCGCCGGCCAGGCCCCGCAGCACCGTCGCCGTCCCAGCCGCCCCGAGGGCCAGCCCCGCGCCGCCCAGGCCGGTCCCCGCCCGCCCCGGCCCGAAGGCCCGCGACCACCGCGTCCTGAGGGCGCACGGCCCCCCCGGCCCGAAGGTGCCCGCCCCGCCCGCCCAGAGGGTCCGCGCCCACCCCGTCCCGAAGGCCCCCGTCCGCCCCGTCCTGAAGGCGTCCGGCCGCCCAGGCCCGAAGGCGCGCGCCCCGCCCGCCCGGAGGGTCCGCGTCCGCCCCGCCCCGAGGGTGGCCGTCCCGCGCGCCCCGAGCGCGAGCCCCGGGTCATGACCTTCAACCCGCCGGAAGCGCCCAGCCCCGCCAGCGGCGCCTCGCTGACGGACCTGGTGGCCAGGTTCAACAAGGGCCACCGCTGA
- a CDS encoding Crp/Fnr family transcriptional regulator: MIDAAFLTQSPLFRNLDEAERVQILIIGQVRSVKAGEVLFREGDPGDGLYVVMKGSVRISKQGATGEEALAVLEPPAFFGEMALIDSAARAADAIANEDSDLFFIPLQELRSVIDAYHKLALKILYALCEVLAQRLRETNERYMNIFTIAQWGGANPDGPLPIP, translated from the coding sequence TTGATCGACGCCGCCTTCCTGACCCAGTCGCCCTTGTTCAGGAACCTGGACGAGGCCGAACGGGTGCAGATCCTCATCATCGGGCAGGTCCGTTCGGTGAAGGCTGGCGAGGTCCTCTTCCGGGAAGGGGATCCCGGCGATGGCCTCTATGTCGTCATGAAGGGGTCCGTCCGGATCTCCAAACAGGGCGCCACGGGCGAGGAGGCCCTGGCCGTGCTTGAACCCCCTGCCTTCTTCGGGGAGATGGCCCTCATCGATTCGGCCGCCCGCGCTGCGGACGCCATCGCCAACGAGGACTCGGACCTGTTCTTCATCCCCCTCCAGGAACTCCGGTCCGTGATCGACGCCTACCACAAGCTCGCCCTCAAGATCCTCTACGCCCTGTGCGAAGTCCTCGCCCAGCGCCTGCGGGAGACGAACGAGCGGTACATGAACATCTTCACCATTGCCCAATGGGGGGGCGCCAATCCTGACGGCCCCCTGCCCATCCCCTGA